In Pseudomonas nunensis, a single window of DNA contains:
- a CDS encoding precorrin-8X methylmutase → MLDYIRDGQEIYRNSFAIIRAEANLSRIPADLEKLAVRVIHACGMVEAIDGLQFSEGAGKAGRDALAAGAPILCDARMVSEGVTRARLPANNQVICTLRDESVPELARELGNTRSAAALELWRPYLEGSVVVIGNAPTALFYLLEMIDAGAPKPALILGFPVGFVGAAESKAMLAADSRGVPFVIMQGRLGGSAMAAAAVNALATEIE, encoded by the coding sequence ATGCTTGATTACATCCGCGACGGTCAGGAGATCTATCGCAACTCCTTCGCGATCATTCGCGCCGAGGCCAACCTCTCGCGTATCCCGGCCGACCTGGAAAAACTCGCCGTGCGGGTGATCCACGCCTGCGGCATGGTCGAGGCCATCGACGGTCTGCAATTCTCCGAAGGCGCCGGCAAGGCCGGGCGCGATGCCTTGGCGGCCGGTGCGCCGATCCTGTGTGACGCGCGGATGGTCAGCGAAGGCGTGACCCGTGCGCGCCTGCCGGCTAACAATCAAGTGATCTGCACCTTGCGCGACGAGAGCGTTCCAGAGCTGGCCCGCGAGCTGGGCAACACCCGCTCTGCCGCCGCGCTGGAACTGTGGCGCCCGTATCTGGAAGGCAGTGTCGTGGTGATCGGCAACGCACCGACCGCGCTGTTTTACCTGCTGGAAATGATCGACGCTGGCGCGCCGAAACCGGCGCTGATCCTCGGCTTCCCGGTGGGCTTCGTCGGCGCGGCCGAATCCAAGGCGATGCTCGCGGCGGACAGTCGCGGTGTGCCGTTTGTGATCATGCAAGGTCGGCTGGGCGGCAGCGCCATGGCCGCCGCCGCTGTCAACGCCCTCGCTACGGAGATCGAATGA
- a CDS encoding bifunctional cobalt-precorrin-7 (C(5))-methyltransferase/cobalt-precorrin-6B (C(15))-methyltransferase, with translation MSPWLTVVGIGEDGFKGLGKNARRALLGASRIIGGQRQLDLLPVCIRGERQLWPSPFSLAPVLERHGEPVCVLASGDPMFFGVGASLARQVPAEQMLILPAPSSCSLAAARMGWPLQEVVTLSVVARPVAALNAHLFSGVRLLVLSNDGQSPAAIAALLCERGFGPSRLSVLEHLGGDAERRIDGVASNWTAEVADLNVIAIKCIAEPHTSRLSRLAGLPDSAFQHDGQLTKRDVRAITLARLAPTPGELLWDVGAGSGSIGIEWMRAHPSCRALAIEADDGRQLLIEHNRDALGVPGLQLIRGSAPQALAGLESPDAVFIGGGVTREGVLDTCWAALKPGGRLIANAVTLQSEITLMAWREQHGGELTRIHIAQAQPLGEFDTWRQALPITLLDVTKPLDA, from the coding sequence ATGTCACCCTGGCTGACAGTAGTAGGTATCGGTGAAGACGGCTTCAAGGGCCTGGGCAAGAACGCCCGACGGGCGCTGCTGGGCGCTTCGCGGATCATTGGCGGCCAGCGCCAACTGGATTTGCTGCCGGTGTGCATCCGTGGCGAGCGGCAATTGTGGCCAAGTCCGTTTTCCCTGGCCCCGGTGCTGGAGCGCCATGGCGAGCCGGTGTGCGTGCTGGCCAGCGGCGATCCGATGTTCTTTGGCGTCGGCGCCAGCCTCGCGCGGCAGGTGCCTGCGGAGCAGATGCTGATCCTGCCGGCGCCCTCTTCCTGCTCCCTCGCGGCGGCGCGGATGGGCTGGCCGTTGCAGGAGGTGGTGACGCTTTCGGTGGTGGCTCGACCGGTTGCGGCGCTCAATGCGCACCTGTTCAGTGGTGTGCGGTTGTTGGTGTTGAGCAATGACGGGCAAAGTCCGGCAGCCATCGCGGCGTTGCTGTGTGAGCGGGGTTTTGGGCCGAGCCGTCTTAGCGTCCTCGAACATTTGGGCGGTGATGCAGAACGGCGAATCGACGGTGTTGCCAGCAACTGGACCGCAGAGGTTGCCGATCTCAACGTAATCGCCATCAAATGCATCGCCGAACCGCACACATCGCGCCTGTCCCGACTGGCCGGGTTACCCGACTCCGCCTTCCAGCATGACGGCCAACTGACCAAACGCGACGTTCGCGCCATCACCCTCGCCCGCCTCGCGCCGACACCCGGCGAACTGTTGTGGGACGTTGGCGCTGGCAGCGGCTCGATCGGTATCGAATGGATGCGCGCGCATCCGAGCTGTCGGGCGCTGGCCATCGAGGCGGATGACGGTCGGCAATTGTTGATCGAACACAACCGCGATGCCTTGGGCGTTCCGGGCTTGCAACTGATTCGCGGCAGCGCGCCCCAAGCACTGGCCGGGCTCGAATCCCCGGACGCGGTTTTCATCGGTGGCGGCGTAACTCGCGAAGGCGTGCTCGACACTTGCTGGGCCGCGCTGAAACCTGGCGGCCGACTGATCGCCAACGCCGTCACGCTGCAAAGCGAAATAACCCTGATGGCCTGGCGCGAACAACATGGCGGCGAGCTGACCCGCATCCACATCGCCCAGGCGCAGCCGTTAGGCGAGTTCGATACCTGGCGTCAGGCGCTTCCGATTACCTTGCTCGATGTGACGAAACCGCTCGATGCGTGA
- a CDS encoding DUF2946 domain-containing protein, translating into MRPLSARSSAHRRQSSGLTRGSWISLFAMLMIFIGPLISQSMPMDQRASMSMSMSMSMDMSMDGHGEQVEEHCPPQAEHHALWEKCGYCSLLFNCPALTGGQTFVAFDSTPTATFTTPSPRLGHARQTFFPGARTRAPPIAS; encoded by the coding sequence ATGCGCCCGCTTAGCGCCAGGTCATCCGCACACCGTCGTCAGTCGTCAGGACTGACCCGCGGCAGCTGGATCAGCCTGTTCGCCATGCTGATGATCTTTATCGGTCCACTGATTTCCCAGTCGATGCCGATGGATCAGCGCGCCTCGATGTCCATGAGCATGAGCATGTCGATGGACATGAGCATGGACGGGCACGGTGAACAGGTTGAAGAACACTGCCCACCGCAAGCCGAACACCACGCGCTCTGGGAAAAATGCGGCTATTGCAGCCTGCTGTTTAATTGCCCGGCGCTGACTGGCGGTCAGACATTCGTCGCCTTCGATTCAACGCCCACCGCCACTTTCACCACACCCTCCCCTCGCCTGGGCCACGCCCGGCAAACCTTCTTCCCCGGAGCCCGAACCCGCGCTCCACCCATCGCCTCGTAA
- a CDS encoding DUF2946 domain-containing protein: MSRQRLAFAWIACFAVLFNMLAMPMTGAMAQSAKSPAEQLLWGSFCTSSGTKMVAISLGKIEQKAPQNDDHSNMQHCWCCSGSAPLVALPGHVPQLYFARFEASRSLPAASLDTPTPRQQWPSLNPRASPLV, encoded by the coding sequence ATGTCCCGACAACGGCTCGCATTTGCCTGGATCGCCTGCTTTGCAGTGCTGTTCAATATGCTCGCCATGCCGATGACCGGTGCGATGGCGCAGTCGGCGAAGTCACCCGCCGAGCAGTTGTTGTGGGGCTCTTTCTGCACGTCCAGCGGCACGAAGATGGTGGCGATTTCCCTGGGCAAAATCGAGCAGAAAGCCCCGCAGAACGACGATCATTCCAATATGCAGCATTGCTGGTGCTGCTCGGGTTCCGCGCCCTTGGTGGCTCTGCCTGGGCATGTGCCGCAGTTGTATTTCGCGCGGTTCGAGGCCAGTCGCAGCCTGCCCGCCGCTTCTCTCGATACACCCACGCCGCGCCAGCAATGGCCGAGTCTCAACCCCCGCGCTTCCCCTCTGGTGTGA
- a CDS encoding cobalt-precorrin-5B (C(1))-methyltransferase: MRDETAEQPAPLRSGLTTGSCATATSLAAARLLLSGLSADAVEIVLPKGKQVQMRLEFCRLLDDGAEAGTIKDAGDDPDVTHGALLYSHVRLGAEPGIRFIAGRGVGTVTRPGLVLGVGEPAINPVPRKMISDHLTLLAEEMHYNGGFEVTVNVENGEALALKTMNPRLGILGGLSILGTSGIVRPFSCAAYIASIHQGIDVAKTNGYLHIAACTGNASEDTMRRVYDLPEIALIEMGDFVGAVLKHLRRVPVDKLSLCGGFGKISKLAAGHMDLHSRHSSIDLPQLAEWAAAIGADEALQQSIREANTSQQALAMASAVGIALGDEVCRHALEFARSVVPAQVQVEVFAIDRQGGIVGHAGAFQ, encoded by the coding sequence ATGCGTGACGAAACCGCCGAACAACCCGCGCCCTTGCGCAGCGGCCTGACCACCGGCAGCTGCGCCACCGCCACCAGCCTCGCTGCCGCACGCCTGTTGCTCAGCGGCCTATCGGCGGACGCGGTGGAAATCGTCCTGCCCAAAGGCAAACAGGTGCAGATGCGCCTGGAGTTTTGCCGTTTGCTCGACGACGGTGCCGAGGCTGGCACGATCAAGGACGCCGGGGATGATCCGGACGTGACCCATGGCGCATTGCTTTATTCCCACGTGCGCCTGGGTGCCGAGCCCGGCATTCGTTTTATCGCTGGCCGCGGCGTCGGCACCGTCACCCGGCCGGGTCTGGTGCTGGGCGTCGGCGAACCGGCGATCAATCCCGTACCGCGCAAGATGATCAGCGATCACCTGACCTTGCTCGCCGAAGAGATGCACTACAACGGCGGCTTCGAAGTCACGGTCAACGTCGAAAACGGAGAAGCCCTGGCACTGAAAACCATGAACCCGCGCCTGGGGATTCTCGGCGGCTTGTCGATCCTCGGCACCAGCGGAATCGTCCGGCCGTTTTCCTGCGCGGCGTACATTGCCTCGATCCACCAGGGCATCGACGTTGCGAAAACCAACGGCTACCTGCACATCGCTGCCTGCACCGGCAACGCCAGCGAAGACACCATGCGCCGGGTCTACGACCTGCCGGAAATCGCCCTGATCGAAATGGGCGACTTTGTCGGCGCGGTGCTCAAGCACTTGCGCCGCGTGCCTGTGGATAAACTCAGCCTGTGCGGAGGCTTCGGCAAGATCAGCAAACTGGCGGCCGGGCACATGGACCTGCACAGCCGCCATTCGAGCATCGACCTGCCGCAACTGGCGGAATGGGCGGCGGCGATTGGCGCTGACGAGGCGTTGCAGCAATCGATTCGCGAGGCGAATACCAGTCAGCAGGCGCTGGCCATGGCCAGTGCTGTCGGCATCGCGCTGGGGGATGAAGTGTGTCGGCATGCGCTGGAATTTGCTCGCAGCGTGGTGCCGGCGCAGGTTCAGGTCGAGGTGTTTGCGATTGATCGCCAGGGCGGGATTGTTGGCCATGCGGGAGCTTTTCAATGA
- a CDS encoding copper chaperone PCu(A)C, giving the protein MLNKLIVLAALLLPACFANAHEYKAGELEIAHPWSQELPPNAPTVAAYFVIQNTGKSADRLLSVDSPIAEVAQLHEHVMQNDLMKMQQVPSVEIPAGGNITFAPMAYHVMLLNLKDRSLLSDGKRFPLTMHFEKSGDVTVDVSVQKKPPEDLQMHAHAQ; this is encoded by the coding sequence ATGTTGAACAAACTCATCGTCCTGGCCGCGTTGCTGTTGCCTGCCTGCTTTGCCAATGCCCATGAATACAAGGCCGGCGAGCTGGAAATCGCCCATCCGTGGTCGCAGGAGTTGCCACCCAACGCGCCAACCGTGGCGGCTTACTTCGTGATTCAAAACACCGGCAAAAGCGCTGACCGCTTGCTGAGTGTCGACTCGCCGATTGCCGAAGTCGCCCAGTTGCATGAACACGTCATGCAGAACGATTTGATGAAAATGCAGCAAGTGCCGAGCGTCGAAATCCCGGCTGGCGGCAATATCACCTTTGCGCCGATGGCCTATCACGTGATGCTGCTGAACCTGAAGGACCGCAGCCTGTTAAGCGACGGCAAGCGTTTCCCGCTGACCATGCACTTTGAAAAGTCCGGTGACGTGACCGTTGACGTTTCAGTGCAGAAGAAGCCGCCGGAAGACCTGCAAATGCACGCCCACGCCCAGTAA
- the cobG gene encoding precorrin-3B synthase — protein MSQALRPSACPGLLRIVQALDGGICRIKLNGGSISAEQAEAVADAAERYAGGVIEATNRANLQIRGIGSEEAALIEGLLAAGLGPRTAAGDDVRNLMLSPSAGIDRQMLLDTRPLAEQILASLQSHERFHELSAKFAVQLDGGEALAMLDHHHDLWLSAVEQNGECLLAFGLAGCPTEMPIGAVRLEHGHALVIAVLELFLDLARPEQTRMRHLLAEQPVAGFVAQLAERVPLVPVTSVPRASSMPPIGAYPQRESDRVYVGAVPPLGRLDAAMLRGAANLARLHGDGSLRFTPWQSLLLPNIHERDAAEVIHNLETLGLRCSVDDALAHLIACTGSAGCGKGLADTKGDALQLAALLQRHGQILNVHLSGCPRSCAAAHVAPVTLLAVSPGHYDLYFRDAALPGFGALHARNLTIEAVAALLDARSRSPLDA, from the coding sequence ATGTCCCAAGCCTTACGCCCCTCGGCCTGCCCGGGGTTGCTGCGTATTGTCCAGGCGCTGGATGGCGGGATCTGCCGGATCAAGTTGAATGGCGGTTCGATCAGTGCCGAACAGGCTGAAGCAGTGGCCGATGCAGCCGAGCGCTACGCTGGCGGGGTGATCGAGGCGACCAACCGCGCCAACCTGCAGATTCGCGGGATTGGCAGCGAAGAGGCGGCATTGATTGAGGGCCTGTTGGCCGCAGGATTGGGGCCGAGGACGGCGGCGGGTGACGATGTGCGCAACCTGATGCTCAGCCCGAGCGCCGGAATCGACCGGCAGATGCTGCTCGATACGCGCCCGTTGGCCGAACAGATCCTCGCCAGCCTGCAAAGCCATGAACGTTTCCACGAGTTGAGCGCCAAGTTCGCCGTGCAGCTTGATGGCGGCGAAGCGCTGGCGATGCTCGATCATCACCATGACCTGTGGTTGAGCGCCGTTGAACAAAATGGCGAGTGCCTGTTGGCTTTCGGTCTGGCCGGATGCCCGACGGAGATGCCGATCGGTGCGGTGCGGCTGGAGCATGGTCACGCACTGGTGATCGCGGTGCTTGAACTGTTCCTCGACCTGGCCCGCCCCGAACAGACGCGCATGCGTCATCTGCTGGCCGAGCAACCGGTGGCCGGGTTTGTCGCGCAACTGGCCGAGCGTGTGCCGCTAGTGCCCGTCACCAGCGTGCCGCGTGCCTCAAGCATGCCGCCGATCGGTGCTTATCCACAGCGTGAGTCCGACCGGGTCTATGTCGGCGCAGTTCCGCCATTGGGCCGACTCGACGCCGCCATGCTCCGGGGCGCCGCAAACCTCGCCCGATTACATGGCGATGGCAGCCTGCGGTTTACGCCATGGCAAAGTCTGCTACTGCCTAATATCCACGAACGCGACGCCGCTGAAGTTATCCACAACCTGGAAACTCTCGGCCTGCGCTGTTCGGTCGACGATGCCCTGGCGCATCTGATCGCTTGCACCGGTTCCGCCGGTTGCGGCAAGGGCCTGGCCGACACCAAGGGCGATGCCCTGCAACTGGCGGCATTGCTGCAACGGCACGGCCAGATCCTGAATGTGCACCTGTCTGGCTGCCCGCGATCCTGCGCGGCCGCGCATGTTGCCCCGGTCACTTTGCTGGCCGTGAGCCCCGGTCACTACGACCTCTATTTTCGCGATGCAGCGCTGCCCGGTTTCGGCGCGCTGCACGCACGCAATCTTACTATTGAAGCGGTCGCGGCCTTGCTCGACGCCCGCTCACGGAGCCCCCTAGATGCTTGA
- a CDS encoding cobalt-precorrin-6A reductase: MKRMLLLGGVTEALAIARTLGPEHIYSLAGVGRVPTDLTCQVRVGGYGGAAGLAQFIRDEGIELLLDATHPYAAQISQNAATAAQLSGIPCWALRRPAWQPQPGDDWREVSDWAQLIEALKPFHRPLFTLGREPLQHLHEIPPEQFWTLRALDVYPGNERCEVIGARGPFVIEDERELFERRQIDVLISKNSGSTATEPKLEVARERGVPVLVLKRPVLAKVGREFGSVTAVLTALRVESPPYL; encoded by the coding sequence ATGAAGCGGATGTTGCTGCTCGGTGGCGTGACGGAAGCGTTGGCCATCGCCCGGACGTTGGGCCCGGAGCATATTTACAGCCTGGCTGGCGTCGGTCGTGTGCCGACGGATTTGACCTGTCAGGTTCGCGTTGGCGGTTACGGCGGCGCGGCAGGTCTGGCGCAGTTCATTCGCGATGAAGGCATTGAACTTCTGCTGGACGCCACCCACCCCTACGCCGCACAAATCAGCCAGAATGCCGCAACCGCAGCGCAGTTGAGCGGCATCCCGTGCTGGGCCCTGCGACGTCCGGCCTGGCAACCACAGCCCGGCGATGACTGGCGCGAAGTCAGTGACTGGGCGCAATTGATCGAAGCCCTGAAGCCGTTCCACCGACCGCTGTTCACACTCGGCCGCGAGCCGTTGCAACACCTGCACGAAATTCCGCCCGAGCAATTCTGGACCCTGCGTGCCCTCGACGTTTACCCCGGCAACGAACGCTGCGAAGTCATCGGCGCTCGCGGGCCTTTTGTGATCGAAGATGAACGCGAACTGTTTGAACGTCGGCAGATCGACGTGCTGATCAGCAAAAACAGCGGCAGCACCGCGACTGAGCCGAAACTGGAAGTGGCGCGGGAGCGTGGGGTACCGGTGTTGGTGTTGAAGCGACCGGTGTTGGCAAAGGTTGGGCGGGAGTTTGGGTCGGTGACGGCGGTACTGACTGCCCTCAGAGTCGAGTCCCCCCCATATCTGTAG